The Phragmitibacter flavus genome includes a window with the following:
- a CDS encoding spermidine synthase, with the protein MLPITPDQALKPDASDTEPVIDILKLLAQTVGIPFMILAASGPLLQSWFSELYPGRSPFRLYAVSNIGSLLALLTYPFLFEVYFPVSQQSMFWSAGFVTYALALAVAASLFARNRISPSPEASQASFESGPAQRTTAFHRLLWISFSACGSILLLAITSQLGEDVAVIPFLWVVPLALYLLTFVIAFDHSRWYSRKFAISASVLAVGLMIVQMNGHYSPAGSWSIPWQVVTFCAALFFTCLVCHGEIVRLKPPARFLTEFYLLISVGGALGGVFVSLVAPHIFTGYWELHFGLVLLAFLITLQLIPTLKTRGSIAAVWIVVLVGMIWGLNRNVVLSKSGVIASSRGFFGVLNVREQQIPGSHTFRSLYHGKTIHGLQFKTPSHEKMGTAYYHYRSGVGRAFEFLHQRQAGGSDNNNNNKSLHVGLLGLGIGTLATYAQPGDRFRCYEINHGVVDLARSHFTYLKNSQGEIDIILGDGRISMERELHAGKANRYDLLVIDAFSGHAPPIHLLTQEALELYFAHLKEDGILALHISNGEIDFSDPIRNHAARSGMQALQVIHQPEGGIPSIWALVTRNEDFAQHLDQSGQLTPWARPKPKKVVWTDDFNSLLQALRYRATSPITRFHFPHFAHP; encoded by the coding sequence ATGCTTCCGATCACCCCGGATCAAGCATTGAAACCAGACGCTTCCGATACCGAACCGGTGATCGACATCCTCAAGCTCCTTGCTCAAACCGTTGGCATCCCCTTCATGATTTTGGCTGCAAGCGGCCCCCTGCTGCAATCGTGGTTTAGCGAACTCTACCCAGGTCGTTCCCCCTTTCGCCTCTATGCGGTGTCGAACATCGGCAGCCTGCTCGCCCTGTTGACCTATCCTTTCTTGTTTGAAGTCTATTTCCCCGTCTCGCAGCAATCCATGTTCTGGTCGGCCGGTTTCGTGACTTATGCCTTGGCCCTCGCTGTCGCCGCCAGCCTCTTCGCCCGGAATCGCATTAGTCCATCACCGGAAGCTTCGCAGGCGTCGTTTGAATCCGGGCCGGCCCAAAGGACCACCGCATTCCATCGCTTGCTGTGGATCAGCTTCAGCGCCTGTGGCTCCATCCTGCTGCTTGCCATCACCAGCCAGCTCGGAGAGGACGTCGCGGTGATTCCGTTCTTGTGGGTCGTTCCGCTGGCGCTCTACCTCCTGACTTTTGTGATCGCCTTTGATCACTCCCGCTGGTATTCCCGCAAGTTCGCGATCAGCGCTTCCGTGCTGGCTGTAGGACTCATGATTGTCCAGATGAATGGCCACTACTCGCCAGCGGGAAGCTGGTCCATTCCATGGCAGGTCGTCACCTTCTGCGCCGCCCTGTTCTTCACCTGCCTCGTCTGCCACGGAGAGATCGTCCGGCTCAAACCTCCTGCGCGATTCCTCACCGAGTTCTACCTGCTCATTTCCGTGGGTGGAGCATTGGGCGGAGTTTTTGTCAGCCTGGTTGCCCCGCACATTTTCACCGGATATTGGGAACTGCATTTCGGGCTGGTGTTGCTCGCCTTCCTGATCACCCTTCAACTCATTCCCACACTGAAAACCAGAGGGTCTATTGCCGCCGTATGGATCGTTGTTCTGGTCGGCATGATTTGGGGCCTGAACCGAAATGTTGTCCTATCCAAATCAGGCGTCATCGCCTCCTCGCGAGGATTTTTTGGCGTCCTCAATGTCAGGGAACAACAGATCCCCGGATCGCACACCTTCCGCAGTCTCTATCACGGGAAAACCATCCACGGACTCCAGTTCAAAACCCCCTCCCACGAAAAAATGGGAACCGCCTACTACCACTACCGCAGCGGAGTTGGACGTGCCTTCGAGTTTCTTCACCAACGTCAGGCCGGCGGCAGCGACAACAACAACAACAACAAGTCACTCCATGTCGGGCTCCTCGGCCTTGGCATCGGCACTCTCGCCACCTACGCCCAACCGGGGGACCGTTTCCGCTGCTACGAGATCAATCACGGCGTTGTCGATTTGGCGAGGTCACACTTCACCTACCTCAAAAATTCCCAAGGGGAGATCGATATCATTTTGGGCGACGGTAGGATCTCCATGGAGCGAGAACTCCACGCCGGAAAAGCCAATCGTTACGACCTGCTCGTCATCGATGCTTTCAGCGGTCACGCTCCCCCGATCCACCTTCTAACCCAGGAAGCCTTAGAACTCTACTTTGCCCACCTCAAGGAGGACGGGATTCTCGCGCTGCACATCAGCAACGGCGAGATCGACTTTTCTGACCCCATTCGAAATCATGCGGCTCGTTCCGGCATGCAAGCCCTCCAGGTGATTCATCAACCTGAGGGCGGTATTCCCTCCATTTGGGCGCTCGTGACCAGGAATGAAGACTTCGCGCAGCACCTGGATCAGTCGGGACAACTCACCCCTTGGGCCCGACCCAAACCCAAGAAGGTCGTCTGGACTGACGACTTCAACAGCCTTCTTCAAGCTCTTCGATACCGGGCCACTTCGCCCATAACCCGGTTCCATTTCCCACATTTTGCTCACCCATGA
- a CDS encoding tetratricopeptide repeat protein: MVFLAFAPSLTFDFINYDDPYYIIDNPNVNTGLSLANLRWAFGTPGEVNLWNPLTTLSHQLVVSLFGLNPAWHHAVNGLCHALAASLLFLLAVKLTKSLPWSYFIALLWAIHPQKIQSVAWITERKDVLSGALFFASILCFAEWHSRTKKRPALYVASLLLFIAAAMAKPSVLPLPLVLLVLFALKPGQIISSALSSLRQLGPFFAAAVALAAIVVFFQSHGTLSDVGGDDSLFERLRQMIFGYVFYLLRFAFPIPSQFFFTPPLSHLPLVLAIVGLGLFLIAVIWLGRREKLIPVGALIYTLLWLPISGIIPISHYFAADRYSYLPQIGIIIIVIGLARRLSSLSSKSLLLPIALGSLVAGYLVLLQQQLPIWKNSETLFAHEMRVNPREALADIHYGEAFWNNDPAKALVHFELAHQKAPHEGLPLSKMGVTQLRLNQPEQALESFQAATRAANPVVETWTQLLLLQVDLKRYSEAEATVNDGLQRFPNQWPMLMNAGNFHLLVKKDPHQALPLFLKAHEISPSNADSIRACARCYLILGDQPSAARFERLLQLR; encoded by the coding sequence TTGGTCTTTCTTGCTTTTGCCCCTTCGCTGACCTTCGATTTCATCAACTACGATGATCCATATTACATCATCGACAACCCCAACGTAAACACCGGGTTGAGTCTGGCCAACCTCCGATGGGCTTTTGGCACGCCGGGGGAAGTGAACCTCTGGAACCCGCTTACCACTCTCTCCCATCAACTCGTTGTCAGCCTCTTCGGACTCAATCCAGCCTGGCACCACGCCGTGAATGGCTTATGTCATGCCCTTGCCGCGAGCCTCCTCTTCCTGCTTGCCGTAAAACTGACAAAGTCCCTCCCCTGGAGCTACTTCATCGCCCTTCTTTGGGCGATCCATCCCCAAAAGATTCAATCGGTGGCCTGGATCACTGAGCGCAAAGATGTTCTTTCGGGTGCCCTCTTCTTCGCCAGCATCCTGTGTTTCGCCGAGTGGCATTCCCGCACAAAAAAACGTCCCGCGCTCTATGTCGCCAGCCTCCTGCTTTTCATTGCCGCCGCCATGGCGAAACCGAGCGTGCTCCCTCTGCCATTGGTTTTGCTCGTCCTGTTTGCCCTCAAACCCGGACAGATCATTTCCTCAGCCCTGTCCTCCCTTCGTCAACTTGGCCCCTTTTTCGCCGCCGCCGTAGCCCTTGCCGCCATCGTCGTCTTTTTCCAATCCCACGGCACCCTCAGTGACGTCGGAGGCGACGACAGCCTCTTCGAGCGGCTCCGACAGATGATTTTCGGCTACGTCTTTTACCTCTTGCGCTTTGCCTTCCCCATTCCGTCCCAATTTTTTTTTACCCCTCCTCTTTCCCATCTTCCCCTCGTCCTCGCCATCGTCGGACTCGGTCTTTTCCTCATCGCAGTGATCTGGCTCGGAAGACGGGAGAAACTCATTCCTGTCGGTGCGCTCATTTACACCCTGCTATGGCTGCCCATTTCAGGAATCATCCCGATCAGCCACTACTTTGCTGCCGACCGCTACAGCTACCTCCCGCAGATTGGCATCATCATCATCGTGATCGGTCTGGCCAGACGTTTATCCTCACTTTCTTCAAAATCTCTCCTTCTTCCAATCGCGCTTGGTTCGCTCGTTGCCGGTTATCTCGTGCTTTTGCAACAGCAACTGCCGATCTGGAAGAACAGCGAAACTCTTTTCGCCCATGAGATGCGCGTGAACCCCAGGGAAGCTCTCGCCGATATTCACTATGGCGAGGCATTCTGGAACAATGATCCAGCCAAAGCCCTTGTCCATTTTGAACTGGCCCACCAAAAAGCCCCTCACGAAGGCCTGCCGCTCAGCAAAATGGGCGTGACGCAACTTCGTCTGAACCAACCGGAACAAGCCCTTGAGAGTTTCCAGGCGGCCACGCGGGCCGCCAATCCTGTTGTGGAAACATGGACTCAACTTCTCCTTCTCCAGGTCGATCTGAAACGCTACTCCGAGGCCGAAGCAACCGTCAACGATGGGCTGCAACGCTTCCCCAATCAATGGCCCATGTTGATGAACGCCGGCAACTTCCATCTGCTCGTTAAAAAAGATCCCCACCAGGCGCTTCCGCTTTTTCTCAAGGCCCATGAGATCAGTCCTTCCAACGCCGACAGCATCCGGGCCTGTGCCCGCTGTTACCTCATTCTGGGAGATCAACCATCTGCCGCGCGCTTTGAACGACTTCTACAACTTCGATGA
- a CDS encoding spermidine synthase, translating into MTYPFHQQAPLAEPVKMTTFILSVFSSAFLLFQVQPIIARFILPWYGGSSSVWSACMLFFQLGLVVGYAYAHLIVTVFRDRRVLQIGIHFALLFLAVITLPITPDPSMKPGAEETLPLLGIIRLLVQTVGIPYVILAASGPLVQHWFSRVYPDRSPFRLYAVSNVGSLLALLSYPFLFEVYLTVSRQSMLWSLGFVVYALVLGVAGFVYLQAGAMVNTTNSESPDPISEKRDIAPGFTHYLRWILFSACGSILLLAVTNQICQDVAVVPFLWILPLALYLLSFIIAFDRARWYFRPIAVPALAVSVGLVIILLNRFFESVHWPMVGQIVIFCSALFFSCLVCHGEIVRIKPTSRFLTQFYLAISVGGALGGIFVNLVAPHLFDSYYELHIGILLLATLLTWQVLPQFISSCRRSQGQSGTETSAPSRLALAAVAGILWCGAMGFAVFGLHTHIQNDKEGVTFSSRGFFGVLKVKESRALTGQTYHTLIHGQIHHGMQFEDLGLSKIPTSYFARQSGIGSTFEFIPQRFDGNNEPLHVGVIGLGVGTLAAYARPGDRFRFYEINPQVIEVAHSHFTYLKDCQGEVVNVLGDGRISLEQELVQSSGSGNAFDILIIDAFSGDSIPMHLLTAEAFDLYLRHMKEDGVLAFHITNKHVDLSDPLRKHAGRYRWGSMRLGSNPENGIGSAAEWVIITRNYPLIDRFFQNDRIYHWKHEKPRDILWTDNFGNVFKVLK; encoded by the coding sequence ATGACCTATCCTTTTCATCAGCAAGCACCTTTGGCCGAACCCGTCAAAATGACGACTTTCATCCTTTCGGTTTTTTCTAGCGCGTTTCTGCTCTTTCAGGTTCAACCAATCATCGCCCGTTTTATCCTGCCCTGGTATGGCGGCAGTTCTTCGGTCTGGAGCGCCTGCATGCTGTTCTTTCAACTGGGTTTGGTCGTTGGTTATGCCTACGCTCACCTCATCGTCACCGTTTTTCGCGACCGCCGTGTCCTTCAAATCGGGATTCATTTCGCGCTGTTGTTTCTTGCAGTCATCACCCTGCCCATCACGCCCGATCCCTCGATGAAGCCGGGCGCTGAAGAAACTCTCCCCCTCCTCGGAATCATCAGGCTTCTGGTTCAAACCGTCGGCATCCCCTACGTGATTCTCGCTGCCAGCGGTCCTCTCGTGCAGCATTGGTTCAGCAGGGTCTATCCGGACCGTTCGCCCTTCCGGCTCTATGCAGTCTCCAATGTCGGCAGTCTGCTCGCCCTGCTTAGCTACCCATTTCTTTTTGAAGTCTACCTGACCGTTTCCAGACAATCCATGCTCTGGTCTCTCGGCTTTGTCGTTTATGCGCTTGTCCTAGGTGTGGCGGGTTTTGTTTATTTGCAGGCAGGAGCGATGGTCAACACCACCAATTCCGAATCCCCCGATCCAATTTCTGAGAAACGAGACATCGCTCCCGGTTTCACTCATTATCTCCGTTGGATTCTTTTCAGCGCGTGTGGTTCCATCCTGCTTCTCGCAGTAACCAACCAGATTTGTCAGGACGTGGCCGTGGTTCCTTTTCTGTGGATTCTGCCGCTCGCCCTCTACCTGCTTTCCTTCATCATCGCCTTTGATCGGGCACGCTGGTATTTCCGTCCCATTGCCGTTCCCGCATTGGCAGTTTCGGTGGGCTTGGTCATCATTCTATTGAACAGATTCTTCGAATCGGTCCACTGGCCCATGGTCGGGCAGATCGTGATCTTCTGCAGCGCCCTGTTTTTCTCCTGTCTGGTTTGTCATGGGGAAATCGTCCGCATCAAACCCACCTCCAGGTTTCTCACCCAGTTCTATCTCGCCATTTCGGTGGGTGGAGCTTTGGGAGGAATTTTTGTCAATCTGGTCGCACCCCACCTTTTCGACTCTTATTACGAGCTGCACATTGGCATCCTGCTTCTGGCGACCTTGTTGACGTGGCAGGTTCTCCCCCAATTCATTTCGTCGTGTCGCCGCTCTCAAGGTCAATCGGGGACGGAGACCAGTGCTCCCAGCAGGCTGGCGTTGGCGGCGGTGGCGGGCATACTCTGGTGCGGCGCGATGGGTTTCGCTGTCTTCGGCCTCCACACCCACATTCAGAATGACAAGGAGGGCGTGACTTTTTCTTCGCGCGGATTTTTTGGGGTCCTTAAGGTGAAAGAGTCCCGGGCATTGACGGGACAGACCTATCACACGCTGATCCATGGGCAGATTCATCACGGGATGCAATTTGAAGATCTTGGGCTCAGCAAGATCCCCACCTCCTACTTTGCCAGGCAATCGGGGATTGGCAGCACCTTCGAGTTCATCCCACAACGATTCGATGGAAACAACGAGCCACTTCATGTGGGCGTGATCGGTCTGGGCGTGGGAACCCTCGCGGCTTATGCCAGGCCGGGAGACCGCTTTCGATTTTATGAAATCAACCCGCAGGTCATTGAAGTCGCCCACTCCCATTTCACTTACTTAAAAGACTGCCAGGGTGAGGTGGTGAATGTCCTGGGCGACGGCCGCATTTCACTGGAACAGGAGCTGGTGCAAAGCTCGGGATCGGGCAATGCTTTTGACATCCTTATCATTGATGCGTTTTCTGGTGACTCCATCCCCATGCATCTCCTGACGGCGGAGGCCTTCGACCTCTATCTCAGACACATGAAGGAGGATGGAGTCCTTGCCTTTCACATCACCAACAAACACGTCGATCTTTCCGACCCTTTGCGAAAACACGCGGGGCGATACCGCTGGGGCAGCATGAGACTTGGATCGAATCCCGAGAATGGCATTGGCTCTGCCGCCGAGTGGGTGATCATCACACGCAATTACCCGCTTATTGACAGGTTTTTTCAGAATGATCGGATTTACCACTGGAAACACGAGAAGCCGAGGGACATTTTATGGACCGATAACTTTGGTAATGTTTTTAAGGTCCTCAAGTAG
- a CDS encoding PEP-CTERM sorting domain-containing protein (PEP-CTERM proteins occur, often in large numbers, in the proteomes of bacteria that also encode an exosortase, a predicted intramembrane cysteine proteinase. The presence of a PEP-CTERM domain at a protein's C-terminus predicts cleavage within the sorting domain, followed by covalent anchoring to some some component of the (usually Gram-negative) cell surface. Many PEP-CTERM proteins exhibit an unusual sequence composition that includes large numbers of potential glycosylation sites. Expression of one such protein has been shown restore the ability of a bacterium to form floc, a type of biofilm.), which translates to MRFNTILAVSCLTLSFSFFATNLKGQALGLEAASYDFFLFNGPASSPNDSNTTYADFVSEMSFDGLMGFGRNSWIYADSDFEIDGELRRHTSLYKPNEFNPAYQPGHVTTSNAATNAELDLVNSQLITYINQLTALSSTQSFGNRTTALTYNTTSHLSVLDFTGITMSGVNDKITINGRTGVNNGLSDTVIIRVNGDALWEDGAPVILNNIDRRNVIWLSMGDNDFDLHKNDFAIFEGVIINRKSTTGSADWTTIIGDVDFRGQVYASHIKLGSGVVFEGSSIFGPPPPVPEPSSALLVLTAGMGLFFFRRRR; encoded by the coding sequence ATGAGATTCAATACCATCCTGGCGGTATCTTGCCTTACGCTCTCGTTCTCATTCTTCGCGACCAATCTAAAGGGTCAGGCCCTAGGTCTAGAAGCCGCCTCTTACGATTTTTTCCTTTTTAACGGACCGGCGAGCAGTCCAAACGACAGCAACACCACTTACGCGGATTTTGTGAGTGAAATGAGTTTCGATGGGTTGATGGGATTTGGGAGAAATTCTTGGATCTACGCAGATAGTGACTTCGAAATTGATGGAGAACTTCGTAGGCATACTTCACTCTACAAACCTAATGAGTTTAACCCAGCCTACCAGCCAGGCCATGTGACCACTTCCAATGCTGCTACCAATGCCGAGTTGGATTTGGTCAACAGTCAACTCATCACTTACATCAATCAACTGACCGCGCTCTCTTCAACGCAAAGTTTTGGGAATCGCACCACTGCCCTGACTTACAACACGACCTCGCATCTGTCCGTGTTGGATTTCACCGGTATTACCATGAGCGGCGTGAATGATAAAATTACCATCAATGGTCGGACAGGGGTCAACAACGGCCTGTCCGATACTGTGATCATCCGGGTGAATGGTGACGCCCTTTGGGAGGACGGGGCACCGGTAATCCTGAACAACATCGATCGGAGAAATGTGATCTGGCTCTCGATGGGTGACAACGATTTCGACCTTCACAAAAACGACTTTGCTATTTTTGAGGGGGTGATCATCAACCGTAAATCCACGACTGGATCGGCTGACTGGACGACCATCATTGGTGATGTCGACTTCAGAGGTCAGGTTTATGCGAGTCACATCAAGCTCGGGTCAGGTGTGGTCTTTGAGGGTTCATCAATCTTCGGTCCTCCTCCTCCAGTTCCTGAGCCTTCATCTGCTCTGTTGGTCCTGACCGCCGGCATGGGCTTGTTTTTCTTCCGCCGCCGTCGCTAA